Below is a window of Salifodinibacter halophilus DNA.
GATCGAGCGAAGCGGCGATCAGGATCACGCCCTTGTCCACCGGCCGTTGCTTGATCGCCAGCAGCCGCAGCACCGCGGCCTGATCGAACGGATCGCAGCCGATGCCCCACACCGCTTCG
It encodes the following:
- a CDS encoding tRNA threonylcarbamoyladenosine biosynthesis protein RimN: EAVWGIGCDPFDQAAVLRLLAIKQRPVDKGVILIAASLDQLDALVDWAALPSERAQAVRASWPGPHTWALPATALVPA